A single genomic interval of Spirosoma linguale DSM 74 harbors:
- a CDS encoding protein of unknown function DUF214 (PFAM: protein of unknown function DUF214~KEGG: glo:Glov_1922 protein of unknown function DUF214) gives MARNKKKVGAYPSGMILFSLTLALFLIGFCGLLAIQSKKLVTYIRENYEVRAFLDKDLDVKKSSALFRAISERPYILKTNGVAQVNLVTKEDAAKEFIAETKEDFSKFLGENPLHDSYRIKLNEGYFEEAKLQEVKKDLEEIDGVFEVVYQENLVDNINRNITKIYAIMSAFALILLLIIVVLMNNTIRLALHSQRLLIRSMQLVGATNGFITRPFLGRGMWQGFLAGVIAVILLIAGLQVAIHNLPELGAFQDTEKMIFLMAGIVGLGVLIGFLSTFQAVNRYLGLTLDELY, from the coding sequence ATGGCTCGTAACAAGAAGAAAGTAGGTGCGTATCCTAGTGGCATGATTTTATTCAGTCTGACACTGGCCTTGTTTTTGATCGGTTTTTGTGGATTGCTGGCTATACAGTCGAAAAAACTGGTGACCTATATCCGCGAGAACTACGAAGTGCGGGCATTCCTGGATAAAGACCTCGATGTAAAAAAGAGCAGCGCACTCTTTCGGGCAATTTCCGAACGGCCTTACATTCTGAAAACCAACGGGGTGGCTCAGGTTAATCTGGTTACAAAGGAGGATGCCGCTAAAGAGTTTATTGCTGAAACCAAAGAGGACTTCTCGAAATTTCTGGGCGAAAATCCACTTCATGACAGTTACCGCATCAAGCTGAACGAAGGCTACTTCGAGGAAGCCAAATTGCAGGAAGTAAAAAAGGATCTTGAAGAAATTGACGGTGTATTTGAGGTTGTTTATCAGGAGAATCTTGTTGACAATATCAATCGAAACATCACAAAAATTTACGCCATCATGTCGGCCTTCGCCCTCATTCTGCTGCTGATTATTGTGGTGCTCATGAATAACACGATCCGGCTGGCGCTTCATTCGCAGCGGTTACTCATTCGGAGTATGCAGTTGGTAGGGGCTACAAACGGGTTTATTACCCGGCCGTTTTTAGGGCGGGGTATGTGGCAGGGTTTTCTGGCGGGCGTTATTGCCGTTATTCTGCTCATTGCCGGCTTGCAGGTCGCTATTCATAACCTACCCGAGCTGGGCGCTTTTCAGGATACCGAAAAGATGATTTTCCTGATGGCGGGCATTGTGGGTCTGGGCGTATTGATTGGCTTCTTAAGCACATTTCAGGCTGTAAATCGGTATTTGGGCCTGACATTGGATGAGTTATATTAG
- a CDS encoding tRNA pseudouridine synthase A (KEGG: vsa:VSAL_I1075 tRNA pseudouridine synthase A~TIGRFAM: tRNA pseudouridine synthase A~PFAM: Pseudouridine synthase I, TruA, alpha/beta domain) encodes MRYFIELSYRGTAYHGWQTQANGISIQITLEAALSQRLGKPVYIMGSGRTDAGVHAKQQFAHFDSEEPLDITESLIYSLNCMLPEDIAIHAIFPVSDKTHARFSAISRYYQYHITRQKDAFQGTLTYHFRPQLNVDRMNEACTLLLRHTNFQSFSKARANVTHFHCQLEFAYWRYTNVDCLTFHIKANRFLWGMVRTIVGTMLEIGQERMSLEQFEKIILARDRKIAGRAAPANGLYLVEVGYPAEVFRERT; translated from the coding sequence ATGCGTTATTTTATTGAGTTATCGTATCGGGGAACGGCTTATCATGGCTGGCAAACACAGGCCAACGGCATAAGCATTCAAATTACGCTGGAAGCGGCCTTGAGCCAACGGCTAGGTAAACCCGTTTACATCATGGGCAGTGGCCGAACAGACGCCGGTGTGCATGCCAAACAGCAGTTTGCTCATTTTGACAGTGAGGAGCCACTGGATATAACCGAAAGTCTTATCTATTCGCTCAATTGTATGTTGCCAGAGGATATCGCCATTCACGCCATATTTCCGGTTTCGGACAAAACCCATGCTCGTTTTTCGGCAATTTCCCGGTATTACCAATACCACATCACCCGTCAGAAAGATGCCTTTCAGGGCACTCTCACCTATCATTTTCGGCCGCAGTTGAACGTCGATCGGATGAATGAAGCCTGTACGTTGCTGCTCCGGCATACTAACTTTCAGAGTTTCAGTAAAGCCAGGGCCAATGTGACTCACTTTCACTGTCAACTTGAGTTTGCTTATTGGCGTTATACAAATGTCGATTGTCTGACGTTTCATATTAAAGCGAATCGATTTCTGTGGGGTATGGTGCGGACCATTGTGGGCACTATGCTCGAAATAGGGCAGGAGCGGATGAGCCTTGAGCAGTTTGAGAAAATCATTTTGGCCCGGGACCGTAAAATAGCGGGCCGGGCCGCACCGGCAAACGGCTTGTATCTGGTGGAAGTCGGCTATCCGGCTGAGGTGTTTCGGGAGCGGACGTAG
- a CDS encoding undecaprenol kinase (KEGG: bba:Bd2694 bacitracin resistance protein~TIGRFAM: undecaprenol kinase~PFAM: Bacitracin resistance protein BacA), whose amino-acid sequence MELIHAIALAIIEGLTEFLPVSSTGHMIIYSSLAGIAGNEFTKLYTVDVQFGCILSVLVMYHRRFMTDTRTGTFVVPSYLKSLPVRLQPMADFYSKILIAFLPAAIIGFLLNDFIDSLLESITTVAISLLVGGIVLVFIDRIINRQPKDGEVTVPDAIRIGFFQCIAMIPGVSRSAATIIGGMYQGLSRTQAAEFSFFLAVPTMAAASGYKLLKTYKLIQPADYQTLLIGNAIAFVVGLLAIRGFVGFLNKYGFKVFGYYRIALGLLLLGLMAAGVKLDVL is encoded by the coding sequence ATGGAACTGATTCACGCTATTGCGCTGGCTATAATCGAAGGACTGACCGAGTTTTTACCGGTTTCCTCTACGGGCCACATGATTATTTATTCGTCATTGGCAGGTATTGCCGGGAATGAGTTCACGAAGTTATACACGGTCGACGTTCAGTTTGGGTGTATACTGTCGGTACTGGTTATGTACCACCGGCGTTTCATGACCGATACCCGCACGGGTACGTTCGTTGTTCCCTCTTACCTGAAATCGCTGCCCGTGCGGCTTCAGCCCATGGCGGATTTCTACAGCAAAATCCTGATTGCTTTTCTGCCAGCCGCCATCATTGGTTTTCTGCTGAATGATTTTATTGACTCACTTCTCGAAAGTATTACCACCGTTGCAATCTCGCTCCTGGTAGGTGGTATTGTACTGGTTTTTATCGACCGGATTATCAATCGCCAGCCTAAAGATGGGGAGGTAACCGTACCTGACGCTATTCGCATTGGCTTCTTTCAATGTATTGCCATGATTCCCGGAGTATCCCGGTCGGCGGCAACCATTATCGGAGGTATGTATCAGGGATTGAGTCGGACCCAGGCGGCTGAGTTTTCGTTTTTTCTGGCCGTGCCAACTATGGCAGCCGCTTCGGGCTACAAACTGCTGAAAACCTATAAGTTGATACAACCGGCAGACTACCAGACGCTACTGATTGGTAACGCCATTGCCTTTGTGGTTGGCTTGCTGGCCATTCGTGGGTTTGTTGGCTTTCTTAACAAGTATGGCTTCAAAGTGTTTGGGTATTACCGGATTGCGCTCGGCCTGTTGCTCCTAGGCTTAATGGCGGCTGGCGTGAAGCTGGACGTTTTGTAA
- a CDS encoding HI0933 family protein (PFAM: HI0933 family protein; FAD dependent oxidoreductase; fumarate reductase/succinate dehydrogenase flavoprotein domain protein~KEGG: conserved unknown protein ; K07007), with protein sequence MSSLNIVVIGGGAAGFFSAITAAETFPDATVTILEKNRTVLNKVRISGGGRCNVTHACFDNRQLVKHYPRGEKPLRPLLNVFDATATVQWFEKRGVPLKTEADGRMFPGTNTSDTIVDCLLTTARRLGISVRTSCGVSTLTRDEQNRWLLHLYTDEVLTADRVLIATGGYPKADGYSWLPEPSDSLVSPVPSLFTFNVPDNPFLSLAGVSVPDAKVSIIGTKQEQRGPLLITHWGFSGPAILRLSAWAARDLAELDYQFTLRINWTPDLNENQLRVALQDFRQQNGRKQVISQNPFALPSRLWQMMATEAGIAETQRWADLPAKPLNRLTERLTNNQFQVMGKSTFKDEFVTCGGISFGSLNPQTLESKSQPGLFFAGEVLDIDGITGGFNFQSAWTTGYVAGLNIGK encoded by the coding sequence ATGTCCTCGTTGAATATTGTCGTCATTGGCGGTGGTGCCGCCGGTTTCTTCAGCGCCATTACCGCTGCCGAAACCTTTCCGGATGCAACCGTTACCATTTTAGAAAAGAATCGTACTGTACTCAATAAAGTACGTATTTCGGGCGGAGGCCGCTGTAATGTTACCCACGCCTGCTTCGATAATCGCCAGTTGGTAAAACACTACCCCAGGGGTGAAAAACCGCTACGGCCACTGCTAAATGTATTCGACGCCACCGCTACCGTTCAATGGTTCGAAAAGCGGGGAGTTCCTCTAAAGACAGAAGCCGACGGCCGTATGTTTCCCGGCACAAACACGTCCGATACCATTGTCGATTGCCTGTTGACCACAGCGCGCCGGTTAGGCATCAGCGTTCGTACCAGTTGCGGAGTCAGTACATTGACACGCGATGAGCAAAACCGCTGGCTTCTTCACTTGTACACAGATGAAGTTCTTACTGCCGACCGTGTACTCATAGCCACCGGCGGTTACCCCAAAGCAGACGGCTATAGCTGGCTACCCGAACCAAGTGATTCGCTGGTGTCGCCGGTCCCTTCTTTATTTACCTTCAACGTACCGGATAACCCTTTTTTGTCGCTGGCTGGCGTATCGGTGCCAGATGCCAAAGTCTCTATTATTGGTACTAAACAGGAGCAACGAGGGCCACTGTTAATAACCCATTGGGGCTTTAGTGGCCCCGCTATCTTGCGGCTGTCAGCCTGGGCCGCCCGCGACCTGGCCGAACTCGACTATCAGTTTACCCTGCGTATAAACTGGACCCCAGATTTAAATGAGAATCAACTCAGAGTGGCTTTGCAGGATTTCCGCCAGCAGAACGGGCGCAAACAGGTGATTTCTCAAAATCCCTTTGCATTGCCCTCCCGACTTTGGCAGATGATGGCAACGGAAGCCGGTATCGCCGAAACACAGCGCTGGGCAGATTTGCCCGCTAAACCGCTGAATCGGCTTACGGAACGGCTTACGAACAACCAGTTTCAGGTAATGGGAAAGAGTACCTTTAAAGATGAGTTTGTGACCTGCGGAGGCATATCCTTCGGTAGCCTGAATCCACAAACCCTGGAAAGCAAATCGCAGCCCGGCTTATTTTTTGCTGGTGAAGTGCTGGACATTGATGGCATTACGGGTGGTTTCAACTTCCAAAGTGCCTGGACAACCGGCTACGTAGCCGGGCTGAACATTGGCAAGTAA
- a CDS encoding riboflavin biosynthesis protein RibF (TIGRFAM: riboflavin biosynthesis protein RibF~PFAM: Riboflavin kinase; FAD synthetase; cytidylyltransferase~KEGG: dol:Dole_2234 riboflavin biosynthesis protein RibF), which yields MIIYQGLDDIQPLPNAVVTSGTFDGVHRGHQIILSRLTEVAQASGGESVLITYWPHPRTVVSNDSQNLKLLTTLEEKIELLDQAGVEHLVVIPFTRSFSELTSEEYIRQILLDKIGTKKLVIGYDHRFGRDREGGFDYIQAHQSEYGFEVEEIPRQDVEAVGVSSSKIRAALNEGNVHTANLFLGRPYNLTGTIVKGRQLGRTIGFPTANMQVDDPAKLIPANGVYAVDVEYAGQTLGGMLNIGFRPTVAGTHQTIETYIFDFDKDIYGEHMTLRFREFLRPEQKFEGLPALVAQLKRDEEAARKVLGS from the coding sequence ATGATTATTTACCAAGGCCTCGATGACATTCAACCCCTACCGAATGCCGTTGTAACAAGTGGTACATTTGATGGAGTACACCGGGGTCACCAGATTATTTTGTCGCGGCTGACGGAGGTTGCGCAGGCAAGTGGGGGCGAGTCGGTCTTAATTACATATTGGCCGCATCCGCGTACCGTTGTGTCAAACGACAGCCAGAATCTGAAGCTGTTGACAACACTGGAGGAAAAAATCGAACTCCTTGATCAGGCGGGTGTTGAGCACCTCGTTGTTATTCCCTTCACACGCTCGTTCTCCGAACTAACCTCCGAAGAGTACATCCGGCAGATTCTGCTTGATAAGATAGGGACCAAGAAGCTGGTCATTGGCTACGACCATCGGTTTGGCCGCGACCGCGAAGGTGGGTTCGATTACATACAGGCCCATCAGAGTGAATATGGATTTGAAGTAGAGGAAATACCCCGGCAGGATGTGGAAGCGGTTGGTGTAAGCTCATCAAAAATCCGGGCCGCTCTAAACGAAGGAAATGTACATACGGCAAATCTCTTTTTGGGACGGCCCTACAACCTGACCGGAACGATTGTGAAAGGACGCCAGCTTGGCCGCACCATTGGTTTCCCAACCGCAAACATGCAGGTCGACGATCCAGCGAAGCTTATTCCGGCCAATGGCGTTTATGCTGTCGATGTCGAATACGCCGGGCAAACCTTGGGCGGAATGCTCAATATTGGCTTCCGGCCTACCGTAGCGGGTACGCATCAGACTATAGAAACCTATATTTTTGACTTCGACAAAGACATTTACGGCGAGCATATGACGCTCCGATTCCGGGAATTTCTGCGGCCCGAACAAAAGTTTGAGGGGTTGCCCGCTCTGGTTGCCCAGCTCAAACGTGATGAGGAAGCCGCACGAAAAGTGCTTGGAAGTTAA
- a CDS encoding conserved hypothetical protein (KEGG: ade:Adeh_1548 hypothetical protein) — protein sequence MTILKTIQLLGLMAVLAIDPIAPPKATAQPGISVPIQTFYNELAPYGQWVPNPVYGSVWLPDVGPDFQPYATDGHWVVTEFGNTWVSDYAWGWAPFHYGRWFFDSQYGWAWVPGNDWGPAWVSWRTGGGYYGWAPLGPGIDINVNVNIPAPYWTFVPQIYITSPRLYSYRVARPNVINIYQNTTIINNVYRSNNRAYVYGPNRYEIERVTRQRVPVYRIDPLDRPGRSVVGNGSVGFYRPGQSSGYGQNYGRYDRNDRDRYNDRYDNRRPDNSNYNTPGRDPYNGGNVPNREYNGNNSPGRPYEGNATTPGREYNGTPNRGGTYNGDFNNNPSSPNRSRYNSTPTQGNNNPPAPTPAPAEPSRGSYSPGNAQSQQPGGGFPRRDDQPAGYQQPSPGYQQAPPGRAYEQRMERPAQSPANVPSAPGARENGGGFQRPQENRGGQPLQRIQEQTQRVNGGGERQRGPR from the coding sequence ATGACTATCCTGAAAACAATACAGTTGCTTGGCCTGATGGCGGTACTTGCCATCGACCCAATCGCCCCCCCAAAAGCTACGGCTCAGCCGGGGATAAGTGTTCCGATACAAACTTTTTATAACGAACTGGCTCCGTACGGACAGTGGGTGCCCAATCCGGTATATGGCTCCGTCTGGCTCCCTGATGTAGGCCCGGATTTTCAGCCTTATGCAACCGACGGCCACTGGGTCGTAACGGAGTTCGGTAATACCTGGGTATCCGATTATGCCTGGGGATGGGCACCGTTTCACTACGGACGGTGGTTTTTCGACAGCCAGTACGGTTGGGCGTGGGTGCCGGGCAACGACTGGGGGCCAGCCTGGGTATCGTGGCGCACGGGTGGCGGTTATTATGGCTGGGCACCGTTAGGCCCTGGTATCGATATTAACGTAAACGTCAATATTCCGGCCCCGTACTGGACGTTTGTGCCCCAGATTTATATTACCAGTCCAAGGCTTTACAGCTACCGGGTGGCGCGGCCAAACGTTATAAATATCTATCAGAACACAACCATTATCAATAATGTGTACCGGTCAAACAACCGGGCCTATGTGTACGGTCCTAACCGGTATGAAATTGAGCGCGTAACCCGCCAGCGTGTTCCGGTCTACCGGATCGATCCGTTGGACCGGCCGGGCCGGTCTGTAGTAGGCAACGGCTCCGTAGGCTTTTATCGCCCCGGTCAATCATCGGGTTACGGACAGAATTACGGGCGTTATGATCGGAATGATCGTGACCGATATAACGATCGTTACGACAACCGGCGTCCGGATAATAGCAATTACAACACCCCCGGCCGTGACCCGTACAATGGCGGCAACGTTCCTAATCGGGAATACAACGGCAACAACTCGCCTGGTCGTCCTTATGAAGGAAACGCAACTACGCCGGGTCGGGAGTATAACGGCACCCCTAACCGGGGTGGAACTTACAACGGCGACTTTAACAACAACCCATCGTCGCCAAACCGCAGCAGGTATAATAGCACACCGACACAGGGAAATAATAACCCGCCTGCGCCCACACCTGCCCCCGCTGAACCTAGTCGCGGGTCATACTCACCGGGTAACGCCCAGTCCCAGCAGCCGGGAGGAGGTTTTCCCCGAAGAGATGATCAGCCTGCCGGTTATCAGCAGCCGTCACCTGGCTATCAGCAGGCGCCACCTGGCCGGGCTTACGAACAGCGAATGGAGCGCCCTGCTCAGAGCCCTGCCAATGTGCCTTCTGCACCAGGGGCACGTGAAAACGGTGGTGGTTTCCAGCGCCCACAGGAGAACAGGGGAGGGCAACCTCTACAGCGCATTCAGGAGCAAACACAGCGCGTGAATGGTGGAGGTGAACGCCAGCGCGGTCCCCGATAA
- a CDS encoding magnesium and cobalt transport protein CorA (TIGRFAM: magnesium and cobalt transport protein CorA~PFAM: Mg2 transporter protein CorA family protein~KEGG: abu:Abu_1643 magnesium and cobalt transport protein) → MIRIFQQDATAVRKIRDIDSFSNTERTLWVDLQNPTPAEIKSVEEKFDVDFLSQQEQLEIESSSRYIEEDDYLIANSNFLVPDAEQRYINVPVSFLLKDDTLFTYRNADLKSFADTVKRIKSRRALFSDGAQILISIFESRIDYDADLIELVSGEIKAINRLLDLDANLDREMLLNINDYQELTMLIRENVVDKQRVITSMIRSDGWFNEAEQQRLRTLIKDINSLIEHTNFIFERLEFLQNTYLGLIDLEQNRVVKIFTVVSLVFLPPTLLASIWGMNFDEMPEVHWKYGYVFALAMMVLSSALTVWIFRRKNWL, encoded by the coding sequence ATGATCCGTATCTTTCAGCAGGACGCCACCGCCGTCCGGAAAATTCGTGATATCGACTCCTTCTCCAATACAGAGCGGACGCTCTGGGTGGATTTGCAAAACCCTACACCCGCCGAGATCAAAAGTGTTGAGGAGAAGTTCGATGTCGATTTTCTGAGCCAGCAGGAGCAACTGGAAATTGAAAGTAGCTCACGCTATATTGAAGAAGACGATTACCTGATTGCTAACTCCAACTTTTTGGTGCCTGATGCGGAGCAGCGGTATATCAACGTGCCCGTAAGTTTCCTGCTCAAAGATGACACGCTGTTTACCTACCGCAACGCCGACCTCAAATCATTTGCTGATACGGTAAAGCGTATCAAATCGCGCCGGGCTTTATTCAGCGATGGCGCACAAATCCTAATTTCGATCTTTGAGTCCCGTATTGATTACGATGCGGATTTAATTGAGCTTGTCTCCGGCGAAATCAAAGCCATCAATCGCCTGCTCGATCTCGATGCCAACCTGGACCGCGAGATGTTGCTTAATATCAACGACTATCAGGAATTAACCATGCTGATTCGGGAAAACGTGGTCGATAAGCAGCGCGTTATTACGTCCATGATTCGGTCTGACGGTTGGTTCAACGAAGCGGAGCAGCAACGACTTCGAACGCTTATCAAAGATATAAACTCACTTATTGAACACACGAACTTCATTTTCGAGCGGCTGGAGTTCCTGCAAAATACATACCTCGGTCTGATTGACCTGGAGCAGAATAGGGTCGTGAAAATCTTTACGGTCGTATCGCTCGTTTTCCTGCCGCCCACGTTGCTGGCCAGCATCTGGGGGATGAATTTCGACGAAATGCCCGAAGTCCACTGGAAATACGGCTACGTGTTTGCGCTCGCTATGATGGTCCTTTCATCGGCCCTTACCGTCTGGATATTCCGGCGTAAGAACTGGTTGTAA
- a CDS encoding DNA/RNA non-specific endonuclease (PFAM: DNA/RNA non-specific endonuclease~SMART: DNA/RNA non-specific endonuclease~KEGG: vpa:VP0696 minor nuclease C1B isoform precursor) has protein sequence MFFNPRFSTKKYARRGFRLRGNTLVLLFIFFLIGLFLHYGGQTKPVVAFWNDFRQLIGIGRSRSDATKEDNPYKAPEPDQTDEATDNRRGKSRKSDRADESEASDYNGKPSTASSGNVRFDFEKEVDFLLPLVKAGDEIVRHEGYTLRYRDQYKDADWVAYPLLAYETTGDADRKNEQFKPDPNVENGTALPSDYTRSGYDRGHLAPAGDFKFSQRMMRETFYMSNITPQAPDFNRGIWKELEELIRAWAIRDKGIYVVTGAVLKPGLPTIGKTTEVSVPGKFYKVILYCNKPEIRMIGFLLDNEPSNQSLKQFVVPVDRIEQLTGIDFFPKIPDDLERKLESKGRDEMVLEWFSY, from the coding sequence ATGTTTTTCAACCCTCGTTTTTCGACAAAAAAGTATGCCCGCCGGGGCTTTCGGCTGCGTGGAAACACGCTCGTGCTGTTGTTTATCTTCTTTCTGATCGGGCTGTTTTTGCATTATGGTGGACAAACCAAACCCGTTGTCGCTTTCTGGAATGATTTCAGGCAGCTAATAGGGATTGGTCGTTCCCGCTCTGACGCTACAAAAGAAGATAACCCATACAAAGCACCGGAACCGGATCAGACGGATGAAGCCACTGATAACCGGCGCGGTAAATCCCGGAAGTCGGACAGGGCAGACGAGAGTGAAGCCAGTGACTACAACGGGAAACCGTCAACGGCTTCGTCGGGAAATGTTCGGTTTGATTTTGAAAAGGAAGTGGACTTCCTTCTGCCACTTGTGAAGGCCGGAGACGAAATTGTCCGGCACGAAGGGTACACGCTCCGGTATCGTGACCAGTATAAAGACGCCGACTGGGTGGCATATCCGTTGCTGGCCTACGAAACGACGGGCGATGCTGATCGTAAAAATGAGCAGTTTAAGCCTGACCCCAACGTTGAAAACGGAACAGCTCTCCCATCCGACTATACGCGCTCGGGTTACGATCGGGGGCACTTGGCTCCGGCGGGTGACTTTAAATTCTCCCAGCGGATGATGCGCGAAACGTTTTACATGAGTAACATCACACCCCAGGCCCCCGATTTTAACCGGGGCATCTGGAAAGAACTGGAGGAGTTAATTCGAGCCTGGGCTATCCGCGATAAAGGCATTTACGTAGTAACAGGGGCCGTACTTAAGCCCGGCCTACCCACCATCGGAAAAACAACGGAAGTCAGTGTGCCGGGGAAATTTTACAAAGTGATTCTGTACTGCAACAAGCCAGAGATTCGGATGATTGGCTTTCTACTCGATAATGAGCCATCGAATCAGTCATTAAAACAGTTCGTCGTACCCGTTGACCGGATTGAGCAGCTAACCGGAATTGATTTCTTTCCGAAGATTCCTGACGATCTAGAGCGTAAGCTGGAAAGTAAAGGCCGGGATGAAATGGTATTGGAGTGGTTTTCTTATTAG
- a CDS encoding tRNA pseudouridine synthase B (TIGRFAM: tRNA pseudouridine synthase B~PFAM: pseudouridylate synthase TruB domain protein~KEGG: hypothetical protein ; K03177 tRNA pseudouridine   synthase B) has translation MSQQNQPTPDPGQVILIDKPLTWTSFDVANKLKYACKFKKIGHAGTLDPLATGLLILCTGKMTKQIDQYQAQEKEYTGTLVLGKTTPSVDLETAFDAEFDTTGITPEQIQEAARQLTGEILQVPPIYSAVRVNGERLYEKARRGETADRVEGGIKARQVTVSAFDVDTERFPEIDFRIVCSKGTYIRSLVRDLGLLLNNGAYMSSLRRTRIGEFRVDDAPTLDAFIAAHRAVSSEPLSTNE, from the coding sequence GTGTCGCAACAAAATCAACCAACGCCCGACCCCGGTCAGGTAATTTTAATTGATAAGCCACTTACCTGGACGTCGTTCGACGTAGCTAACAAGCTTAAATACGCCTGTAAGTTCAAGAAGATTGGTCATGCTGGTACGCTGGACCCACTTGCTACTGGCTTGCTTATTCTTTGTACTGGCAAGATGACCAAGCAGATAGATCAGTACCAGGCTCAGGAAAAGGAATATACCGGAACTTTGGTTCTGGGTAAAACCACTCCCTCCGTTGATTTGGAAACAGCTTTCGACGCTGAATTCGATACAACGGGTATCACCCCTGAGCAAATCCAGGAAGCAGCCCGGCAGCTAACGGGCGAAATTCTGCAGGTGCCGCCTATCTACTCCGCCGTTCGGGTAAATGGCGAGCGACTCTACGAAAAAGCTCGTCGGGGCGAAACGGCCGACCGCGTTGAAGGAGGTATCAAAGCGCGTCAGGTAACGGTATCGGCTTTTGATGTCGATACAGAACGATTTCCGGAAATCGATTTCCGTATCGTATGTTCAAAAGGTACTTATATTCGTAGTCTCGTACGCGATTTGGGTTTGCTGCTGAACAATGGCGCTTACATGAGCAGCCTGCGCAGAACACGAATTGGCGAGTTTAGAGTAGATGATGCCCCAACCCTCGACGCGTTTATTGCCGCGCACCGGGCGGTATCATCAGAACCGTTATCAACAAACGAATGA